Proteins from one Mycobacterium sp. SMC-2 genomic window:
- a CDS encoding mycofactocin-coupled SDR family oxidoreductase: protein MGRVAGKVAVISGAARGQGRSHARMLAAEGADIIAVDLCADIETNEYPLARREDLDETGRLVEKEGQRAFTAVADVRDRVALSAAIDAGVAEFGHLDVVVANAGICPLTAGLPPQAFADAVDVDLVGVLNLVHASLKHLQAGASIIVIGSNAAFMSSMNTTGIDGGPGGAGYAFAKLAAAHYVNDFALALAPFSVRMNAVHPTNVNTDMLHSPPMYRAFRPDLKDPTREDAEPVFPLVQAMPIPYVEPEDISEAVLFLASDAARYITGQQLRVDGGGFLKVKPWSGG, encoded by the coding sequence ATGGGCAGGGTAGCGGGCAAGGTGGCCGTGATCAGTGGCGCCGCGCGCGGTCAGGGCCGATCGCACGCGCGGATGCTGGCCGCCGAAGGCGCGGACATCATCGCGGTGGATTTGTGCGCCGACATCGAGACCAATGAGTATCCACTGGCCCGGCGGGAGGACCTGGACGAGACGGGCCGGTTGGTGGAGAAGGAGGGTCAGCGCGCGTTCACCGCGGTCGCCGACGTTCGCGATCGCGTCGCACTGTCCGCCGCGATCGATGCGGGCGTCGCCGAATTCGGGCATCTCGACGTGGTCGTGGCCAACGCGGGCATCTGCCCGCTGACCGCGGGCCTACCGCCGCAAGCCTTCGCCGACGCCGTCGACGTGGACCTGGTCGGCGTGCTGAATCTGGTGCACGCGAGCCTCAAGCATCTGCAAGCCGGCGCGTCGATCATCGTGATCGGTTCCAATGCCGCGTTCATGTCGTCGATGAACACCACGGGCATCGACGGTGGGCCCGGCGGGGCCGGCTATGCCTTCGCGAAACTGGCTGCCGCACACTACGTCAACGACTTCGCCCTGGCGCTTGCCCCGTTCTCCGTCCGGATGAACGCGGTGCACCCCACCAACGTCAACACCGACATGCTGCACAGCCCGCCGATGTATCGGGCCTTCCGGCCGGACCTGAAGGACCCGACCCGCGAGGACGCCGAGCCGGTTTTCCCTCTCGTGCAGGCGATGCCGATCCCCTACGTCGAGCCCGAGGACATCAGCGAGGCGGTGCTGTTCCTCGCCTCCGACGCGGCGCGCTACATCACCGGGCAGCAGCTCCGCGTCGACGGTGGCGGCTTCCTCAAGGTCAAGCCCTGGTCGGGCGGGTGA
- a CDS encoding wax ester/triacylglycerol synthase domain-containing protein, with translation MTAFMRASDAFTWAMESDPRLRSTVVSVVLLDRPPDWGEVRKRFDLISRTMPMFRQRVVPSPAPAPPRWEHYRDFDLDYHLRRATVSGAGTLDDVLEMARVAEMQDFDRARALWETTFVDGLENGGAAVICKFHHALTDGVGGVQIAMHLFDLSEELYPAEPMPPEPAVAESSLLGDYRDAVRYDTGLLNSALTGAATRLPRLMYDGVRRPVATFRSAATTAASVYRTVRPINRPGSPLAIDRGLIRRLGVHQVPTRPLREAAHRCGGALNDAFVAGVAGGLRLYHEKHGVAVGDLHITMPISLRTKEDGIGGNRITLMRFDVPAGEADPAKRIRAIRERTAEVRHERSLPYTQLIAGVLNLVPRWYIGSVLRHVDFVASDVPGVPVPVFLGGAAVRAQYAFGPTIGAAVNVTLLTYVDTCGLGLNVDTTAIPDYDVFYDSIVGGFDELLALAI, from the coding sequence ATGACTGCATTCATGCGCGCCAGCGACGCGTTCACCTGGGCAATGGAAAGCGATCCACGGCTGCGATCCACCGTGGTCAGCGTCGTGCTTTTGGACCGGCCCCCGGACTGGGGCGAAGTGCGGAAACGATTCGACCTGATCAGCCGCACCATGCCCATGTTCAGGCAGCGGGTGGTGCCGTCGCCTGCGCCGGCCCCGCCGCGGTGGGAGCACTACCGCGATTTCGACCTGGATTACCACCTGCGGCGAGCGACGGTTTCCGGCGCCGGAACCCTCGACGACGTGCTCGAGATGGCGCGAGTGGCCGAGATGCAGGATTTCGATCGGGCCCGCGCGCTGTGGGAAACGACGTTCGTCGACGGTCTGGAAAACGGTGGCGCGGCCGTGATCTGCAAGTTTCACCATGCGCTCACCGATGGCGTGGGCGGAGTCCAGATCGCGATGCACCTGTTCGATCTCTCTGAAGAGCTTTATCCCGCCGAACCCATGCCGCCCGAGCCGGCGGTCGCGGAGTCGTCGCTGCTGGGGGACTACCGCGATGCCGTGCGCTACGACACCGGGTTGCTCAACAGCGCCCTGACGGGCGCGGCCACCCGGCTGCCGCGGTTGATGTACGACGGCGTGCGGCGGCCCGTCGCCACCTTCAGGTCCGCGGCGACCACCGCGGCGTCGGTCTATCGAACCGTGCGGCCGATAAACCGGCCCGGGTCGCCGTTAGCAATCGACCGTGGCCTGATCCGGCGTCTCGGGGTGCATCAGGTGCCGACGCGGCCGCTTCGGGAAGCGGCACACCGTTGCGGTGGCGCGCTGAACGACGCTTTCGTCGCCGGGGTGGCGGGTGGGCTACGCCTCTATCACGAGAAGCACGGCGTTGCGGTGGGCGACTTGCACATCACGATGCCGATCAGCCTGCGGACCAAAGAAGACGGCATCGGCGGAAACCGGATCACGCTGATGCGCTTCGACGTGCCCGCCGGCGAGGCCGACCCGGCAAAGCGAATCCGGGCGATACGGGAGCGCACTGCGGAGGTACGTCACGAAAGGTCGCTGCCCTACACGCAATTGATCGCCGGGGTGCTCAACCTGGTGCCCCGGTGGTACATCGGCTCGGTCCTGCGCCACGTGGATTTCGTGGCCAGCGATGTGCCGGGTGTTCCGGTGCCGGTCTTTCTCGGTGGCGCCGCGGTGCGCGCGCAATACGCGTTCGGACCCACAATCGGCGCGGCTGTGAATGTCACCCTCCTCACCTACGTCGATACCTGCGGGCTCGGCTTGAACGTCGACACCACCGCGATTCCAGACTATGACGTCTTTTACGACTCTATCGTCGGTGGATTCGACGAATTACTAGCGTTGGCAATCTAA
- a CDS encoding DUF4407 domain-containing protein, with protein MCAQEVTEKRSASSPVGLLTWLGGGQRDQRSTHAAETGAGAVVVFGAVLAWLVATVVVSESARWSLVSVLPLTLVFGLLVGAVARATTAGSNRGWPGVAGRALVAAALGVVVGELAAMALLSGSIDHRLDERALRNAGSAPAVAQASASLQQTRQARTALDNAVDAARRQQDQALVIARCEYHPTPACPQTRITGVPGAGPETRTANELLADAQHELDSALVARDRQAPELDAKISREEQALDEARHGMVAGADRGPGARWVAMNDLTLADAGALSLRLLAIAFCVLVYLLPLILLRWRGETAHERHAAARAERERAELEADTAIAIKRAEVRREAEIMWAEHQLTQARLAIEAQTEIDRERQRRRVVEAIDPPARAPSQRAFEPADEDVYLPIAAEAEAASRATLGLPAPAQTAGVENLPAPVRRDVAPREDRGSSLIPSIPDATKAAARWIRPLVPPFVGRVIDTTTAPLRTARQVFEEVEEITFVLRRTHKITVDAESSAAAERPSHASAAGEAPSPGRGFIDSSRDDPARRVHPRVGGPDRYELSPGTAERGSERELPQRDGPAELHSPEGPRQLPPAK; from the coding sequence ATGTGCGCCCAGGAAGTAACCGAAAAGCGCTCGGCCTCGTCGCCGGTGGGCCTGCTCACCTGGCTCGGCGGCGGTCAGCGCGACCAGCGGTCCACGCACGCCGCTGAAACCGGGGCCGGCGCGGTGGTCGTGTTCGGGGCGGTGCTGGCCTGGCTCGTGGCGACCGTGGTGGTCAGCGAGTCGGCTCGCTGGTCGCTGGTTTCCGTCCTGCCGCTGACCCTCGTCTTCGGCCTGCTGGTCGGCGCGGTCGCTCGCGCCACTACCGCCGGGTCCAACCGCGGATGGCCGGGTGTCGCAGGGCGCGCGCTGGTCGCGGCCGCGCTCGGCGTCGTCGTCGGCGAATTGGCCGCGATGGCCCTGCTTTCCGGCTCGATCGACCACCGTCTCGACGAACGCGCCCTGCGCAACGCCGGGTCCGCGCCGGCCGTCGCGCAAGCGTCGGCGTCCCTGCAACAAACCAGGCAGGCGCGCACCGCCCTCGACAACGCCGTCGACGCCGCTCGCCGGCAGCAGGATCAGGCCCTGGTCATCGCGCGCTGCGAATACCATCCCACCCCAGCCTGCCCGCAAACCCGGATCACCGGCGTGCCAGGCGCCGGGCCCGAAACACGAACGGCCAACGAGCTTCTCGCGGACGCCCAGCACGAGCTGGACAGTGCGCTGGTGGCCCGGGATCGCCAAGCGCCCGAGTTGGACGCCAAGATCTCCCGCGAGGAGCAAGCGCTCGACGAGGCGCGCCACGGCATGGTCGCGGGCGCCGACCGTGGCCCGGGCGCGCGCTGGGTCGCGATGAACGACCTGACCCTCGCCGACGCCGGCGCGCTGTCGTTGCGGTTGCTCGCGATCGCGTTCTGCGTGCTGGTCTACCTGCTGCCGCTGATCCTGCTGAGGTGGCGCGGCGAGACCGCCCACGAGCGCCACGCGGCGGCGCGCGCGGAGCGCGAACGCGCCGAGCTCGAGGCCGACACCGCGATCGCCATCAAGCGGGCCGAGGTCCGCCGCGAGGCCGAAATCATGTGGGCCGAGCACCAACTCACGCAGGCCCGGCTCGCCATCGAGGCCCAGACCGAGATCGACCGCGAGCGGCAACGCCGGCGAGTCGTGGAAGCGATCGATCCGCCGGCTCGGGCGCCGTCGCAACGCGCCTTCGAACCGGCCGATGAAGACGTCTACCTGCCCATCGCGGCGGAAGCCGAGGCCGCGAGCCGGGCGACCCTCGGCCTGCCGGCCCCGGCGCAAACCGCCGGCGTGGAGAACTTGCCCGCGCCCGTCCGACGCGACGTTGCGCCACGGGAAGACCGGGGCTCGTCGCTGATTCCCTCGATTCCGGATGCCACCAAGGCCGCGGCGCGCTGGATTCGCCCGCTGGTGCCCCCGTTCGTGGGGCGGGTGATCGACACCACGACTGCGCCGTTGCGCACGGCGCGCCAGGTCTTCGAAGAGGTCGAGGAGATCACTTTCGTGCTGCGACGCACCCACAAAATCACGGTCGACGCCGAGAGCTCCGCCGCCGCCGAACGGCCCAGCCATGCTTCGGCGGCCGGTGAAGCCCCCTCCCCCGGCAGGGGTTTCATCGACTCGTCCCGCGACGACCCCGCCCGGCGGGTTCACCCGCGGGTGGGTGGCCCGGACCGTTACGAGTTGTCGCCGGGGACGGCGGAGCGGGGCAGCGAACGGGAACTGCCCCAGCGCGACGGGCCGGCCGAGTTGCATTCACCCGAAGGGCCGCGCCAACTCCCACCGGCGAAATAG
- a CDS encoding FAD-binding oxidoreductase, giving the protein MSGLPTGRHYFRGDDGYEAARRGTVWHQRVPERHPEVIVQAADADDIVAGIRYAAGRGLKVSIVSGGHSFAANHLRDGSLLLDVSRLDHAVIDTETRVAKVGPGKGGSLLMADLEAQGLFFPGGHCKGVCLGGYLLQGGYGWNSRIYGPACESVVGLDVVTAEGEQIHCDASNNADLYWAARGAGPGFFGVVTSFYLKLYPRPGACGTSVYVYPFELADEVFTWTRAVSADVDPRVELQAVASRGEPNMGIDTPVISLASPAFADSEEEAEKALALFGTCPVADRALVKIPYMPTDLSTWYDVAMSHYLSDHYYAVDNMWTSAPAEDLLPGIRTILDTMPPHPAHFLWLNWGPCPPRQDMAYSIEGDIYLALYGSWKDPADEAKYADWARSNMAAMSEFAIGIQLADENLGQRPARFASDAAMAKLDRVRAEYDPDGLFNSWMGRL; this is encoded by the coding sequence ATGAGCGGGCTACCGACCGGACGGCACTATTTTCGCGGCGATGACGGTTACGAGGCGGCCCGGCGCGGCACCGTGTGGCACCAGCGGGTCCCGGAACGCCATCCCGAAGTGATCGTGCAGGCGGCCGACGCCGACGACATCGTCGCCGGGATCCGCTACGCCGCGGGTCGCGGGCTCAAGGTCAGCATCGTGTCGGGCGGACACAGCTTCGCGGCCAACCACCTGCGCGACGGTTCTCTGCTGCTCGACGTCAGTCGCCTCGACCACGCTGTCATCGACACCGAGACGCGCGTCGCCAAGGTGGGCCCGGGCAAGGGCGGCAGCCTGCTGATGGCCGATCTCGAGGCGCAGGGACTGTTCTTTCCCGGCGGTCACTGCAAAGGTGTGTGCCTCGGCGGCTATCTGCTGCAGGGCGGGTATGGCTGGAACAGCCGCATTTACGGCCCGGCCTGCGAGAGCGTCGTCGGCCTCGACGTCGTCACCGCCGAGGGCGAACAGATCCACTGCGACGCCAGCAATAACGCCGATCTGTACTGGGCCGCCCGCGGTGCCGGGCCCGGCTTCTTCGGTGTGGTCACGTCGTTCTACCTGAAGCTCTACCCACGCCCGGGCGCCTGTGGCACCAGCGTCTACGTCTATCCATTCGAGCTGGCCGACGAGGTCTTCACGTGGACCCGCGCGGTCAGCGCCGACGTGGACCCTCGGGTCGAACTGCAGGCCGTGGCCTCCCGCGGCGAGCCGAACATGGGTATCGACACCCCCGTCATCTCGCTGGCATCGCCCGCCTTCGCGGACTCCGAGGAGGAGGCCGAAAAGGCCCTCGCCCTGTTCGGCACCTGCCCGGTCGCCGATCGGGCGCTCGTCAAAATTCCTTACATGCCAACGGATTTGTCGACCTGGTATGACGTCGCGATGAGCCACTACCTATCCGACCACTATTACGCGGTGGACAACATGTGGACGTCGGCGCCCGCCGAAGACCTGCTGCCGGGAATCCGGACGATCCTGGACACGATGCCCCCGCACCCCGCGCACTTCCTGTGGCTGAACTGGGGCCCGTGCCCGCCCCGCCAGGACATGGCCTACAGCATCGAAGGCGACATCTACCTGGCCCTCTACGGTTCCTGGAAGGATCCGGCCGACGAGGCGAAGTATGCCGACTGGGCGCGGTCCAACATGGCCGCGATGTCCGAATTCGCCATCGGCATTCAGCTCGCCGACGAGAACCTCGGCCAGCGTCCGGCGCGGTTCGCCAGCGACGCCGCCATGGCCAAGCTCGACCGCGTGCGCGCCGAGTACGACCCCGATGGCCTGTTCAACAGCTGGATGGGACGACTCTGA
- a CDS encoding antitermination regulator gives MTANWVPAQTSCGPQSGRILDTARGILIGLRRCPSDAALDELHSAALRHKVPVFAMAWALVHLAGDGEKTPSFTDAQAAARHEWGPLFSSAVPC, from the coding sequence ATGACGGCGAACTGGGTCCCGGCCCAGACTTCGTGTGGTCCGCAGTCCGGTCGCATCCTCGACACCGCGCGGGGCATTCTCATCGGCCTTCGCCGGTGCCCCTCGGACGCCGCCCTGGATGAATTGCACAGCGCCGCATTGCGACACAAGGTGCCGGTGTTCGCGATGGCCTGGGCGCTGGTACATCTGGCCGGCGATGGCGAGAAGACACCGAGCTTCACCGATGCGCAAGCCGCGGCTCGGCACGAGTGGGGACCGCTGTTCTCCTCCGCAGTGCCCTGTTGA
- a CDS encoding SRPBCC family protein yields the protein MARLNVSVSSEVDPGAAWKLASDLSRFDEWMTIFAGWRGPVPDKIEEGTCVSSCVKVKGFRNVIHWTVTRYDEPKAIALQGRGRGGIRLGVAMTVTAENPGTDFHLTAELRGGLLSGPIGGLVARVLRSDVEKSVNNLAAMQ from the coding sequence TTGGCACGACTGAATGTTTCGGTGTCGTCGGAGGTAGACCCGGGGGCCGCCTGGAAACTGGCGTCCGACCTGAGTCGGTTCGACGAGTGGATGACAATCTTCGCCGGGTGGCGCGGACCCGTGCCCGACAAGATCGAGGAGGGCACCTGCGTCTCGTCGTGCGTCAAGGTCAAGGGGTTTCGCAACGTCATCCACTGGACGGTCACCCGCTATGACGAACCGAAAGCCATTGCGCTGCAAGGCCGCGGCCGCGGCGGGATTCGGCTCGGGGTCGCGATGACCGTCACGGCCGAGAACCCCGGGACCGATTTCCATCTCACCGCGGAGCTTCGAGGCGGGCTGCTCAGCGGACCGATCGGCGGGTTGGTCGCCCGAGTGCTGCGCTCCGACGTCGAGAAGTCGGTGAACAACCTCGCCGCCATGCAATAA
- a CDS encoding CaiB/BaiF CoA-transferase family protein, with translation MSGVRRGVLQGVRVVELASWTYVPSAGAALSDWGADVIKVEGVASGDPGRALVVGGFTRQAARPDADFILELGNRGKRSIAIDIKSETGRELFGRLLASADVFLTNWLPGALERARLTVDDIRSFNPKIIVARGTGLGVRGPDRDRGGFDAATYLARGGVAYTLTPFGSETPAVQGPGFGDLQGGATLAGGVCAALFHRERTGEPTIVDSSLLAQAMWAIAPSISAADFFDIDGIPGAPPGLAINPLVNRYKTRDGRWIQLVFLQPDKFWAGFCERMGLAELVNDERFVPSSNLIANAAAATEIFADAFARYDLAHWQQALHDEPGVWGALATPRETLNDPQVEPNGYVVTNVDDHGEKYRIVAAPVQFDETPPAPARAPEHGQHTEEILLELGVDWDDIAKAKDLNAIL, from the coding sequence ATGTCTGGCGTGCGCCGGGGTGTGCTTCAAGGGGTGCGGGTGGTCGAACTGGCGTCGTGGACCTACGTGCCGTCGGCCGGTGCGGCACTGTCGGACTGGGGCGCCGACGTGATCAAGGTGGAAGGTGTCGCCTCGGGCGATCCCGGGCGCGCGCTGGTGGTCGGCGGGTTCACCCGCCAGGCGGCCCGCCCGGACGCCGACTTCATCCTCGAGTTGGGCAACCGCGGTAAGCGCAGCATCGCCATCGACATCAAATCCGAAACCGGGCGCGAGCTGTTTGGCCGCCTGTTGGCGAGTGCGGATGTGTTCCTTACCAATTGGCTGCCGGGCGCGCTCGAGCGGGCCCGACTGACCGTGGACGACATCCGCTCGTTCAACCCGAAGATCATTGTCGCGCGCGGCACCGGGCTGGGGGTGCGGGGTCCGGATCGGGATCGCGGTGGCTTCGACGCGGCCACGTACCTCGCGCGGGGCGGCGTCGCCTACACGCTCACGCCGTTCGGCAGCGAGACGCCCGCCGTGCAGGGTCCCGGGTTCGGCGACCTCCAGGGTGGGGCGACGCTCGCCGGGGGCGTCTGCGCCGCGCTGTTTCACCGGGAGCGCACCGGTGAGCCGACGATCGTCGACTCCTCGCTGCTGGCCCAGGCGATGTGGGCGATAGCGCCGTCCATCTCGGCGGCCGATTTCTTCGACATCGACGGGATCCCGGGCGCACCGCCCGGCTTGGCCATCAACCCGCTCGTCAACAGGTACAAGACACGCGACGGCCGCTGGATCCAGCTGGTGTTCCTGCAGCCGGACAAGTTCTGGGCGGGGTTCTGCGAACGCATGGGCCTGGCCGAGCTGGTGAACGACGAGCGATTCGTGCCGTCAAGCAACTTGATAGCCAACGCCGCGGCGGCCACCGAGATCTTCGCCGACGCGTTCGCCCGCTACGACCTCGCCCACTGGCAACAGGCGCTCCATGATGAGCCCGGCGTGTGGGGCGCCCTGGCCACGCCGCGGGAAACCCTCAACGATCCGCAGGTCGAACCCAACGGGTACGTGGTGACCAACGTCGACGACCATGGCGAGAAGTACCGGATCGTCGCGGCGCCGGTTCAGTTCGACGAAACGCCACCGGCGCCGGCGCGGGCGCCGGAACACGGCCAGCACACGGAGGAGATCCTGCTGGAACTCGGCGTCGACTGGGACGACATCGCCAAGGCGAAGGACCTCAACGCGATTCTGTAG
- a CDS encoding LapA family protein has protein sequence MRHSPVHHHRSVRRHDTEPATQYFERTPGLIIVAAAALAFVVCVATFALGDAGAGVAAAIVALLAFGTGLAWLAMDRRRIRQSERQWPIGHAAR, from the coding sequence ATGAGGCACAGCCCTGTCCACCATCATCGGAGCGTTCGTCGGCATGACACCGAGCCGGCGACCCAGTACTTCGAACGCACCCCGGGACTGATCATCGTCGCCGCCGCCGCCCTGGCGTTCGTGGTGTGTGTCGCCACGTTCGCCCTGGGAGACGCCGGCGCGGGCGTTGCCGCCGCGATCGTCGCGCTGCTCGCGTTCGGAACCGGCCTGGCCTGGCTTGCCATGGACCGCAGGCGAATTCGCCAGTCGGAACGGCAATGGCCGATCGGGCACGCGGCGCGGTAA
- a CDS encoding IclR family transcriptional regulator has product MVPPPGENLPTGRDEGIQVLRRAAAALDEIAAEPGRLRLVDLGERLRLAKSTARRLLVGLVEVGLASIDSQGRISLGDRLLGYGNSVGAHLSAMFRPTIERVARATGGETVDLSVLRGQRMLFVDQVESSHRLRAVSAVGVRFPLESTANGKAALAALDDADAEAAISRFGAEVADRLRAELAEIRRTGVAFDRDEHTAGISAAAIARRTVGDNVVAISVPAPTERFAEKERRIVDALRVAADSPAWTR; this is encoded by the coding sequence ATGGTGCCGCCCCCGGGGGAAAATTTGCCAACTGGTCGCGACGAAGGCATCCAGGTGTTACGTCGCGCGGCCGCCGCATTGGACGAGATCGCCGCCGAGCCCGGACGGCTGCGTTTGGTCGACCTGGGTGAGCGGCTCCGGCTGGCCAAGTCGACGGCTCGCCGGTTGCTGGTCGGATTGGTCGAGGTCGGATTGGCCAGTATCGATTCGCAGGGCCGCATTTCCCTGGGCGACCGCTTGCTGGGGTACGGCAATTCCGTCGGAGCGCACCTCTCGGCGATGTTCCGCCCGACCATCGAGCGGGTGGCGCGTGCGACCGGCGGCGAGACGGTCGACCTGTCGGTGCTGCGAGGGCAGCGGATGTTGTTCGTCGACCAGGTGGAATCGTCGCATCGCCTTCGCGCGGTCTCGGCGGTCGGCGTCCGGTTCCCGCTCGAGTCGACGGCCAACGGCAAAGCGGCCCTTGCGGCCCTTGACGACGCCGACGCCGAGGCGGCGATTTCCCGCTTCGGCGCCGAAGTCGCCGACCGGCTCCGGGCGGAACTCGCCGAAATCCGGCGCACGGGCGTCGCTTTCGATCGCGACGAACACACCGCGGGGATCTCGGCAGCCGCCATCGCGCGGCGCACCGTCGGCGACAACGTGGTCGCCATCTCCGTGCCCGCGCCTACCGAGCGGTTCGCCGAGAAGGAGCGGCGGATAGTCGATGCATTGCGCGTGGCGGCCGATTCCCCGGCCTGGACGCGCTAG
- a CDS encoding DAPG hydrolase family protein: MAGDLYLGYRDDDAKTPFGRFFTPEMAPLPRHVVEALEHGPQGAMALLAFDEAARVADDGYQQTENGYGVLEDGGYQVSVRTDMPGVTPAMWSWWFGWHGCDTRRYKLWHPRAHLCAAWKDGDDAGRQGARRYIGRWSLISEYIGSTMLNGAIQFVDPATMGCPADDDSAVAICARLGSSEAPVDVGWFIHHVRSTPNGAEMRSRFWMGGRHIEVRNVPGVASRAVRPVASRLLGNAETNARNLLVHCAQEMNHLAGFLPELYEAFGGE; the protein is encoded by the coding sequence ATGGCCGGCGACCTCTATCTGGGCTACCGCGACGACGACGCGAAGACCCCGTTCGGCAGGTTCTTCACGCCCGAGATGGCCCCGCTGCCGCGCCATGTCGTCGAGGCGCTCGAGCACGGGCCGCAAGGCGCCATGGCGCTGTTGGCGTTCGACGAGGCCGCGCGCGTCGCCGACGACGGATACCAGCAGACCGAAAACGGCTACGGGGTCCTCGAGGACGGTGGCTATCAGGTGTCGGTGCGCACCGACATGCCCGGAGTCACCCCGGCGATGTGGTCATGGTGGTTCGGCTGGCACGGCTGCGACACCCGCCGCTACAAGCTCTGGCATCCGCGGGCGCACCTGTGCGCCGCCTGGAAGGACGGGGACGACGCCGGCCGCCAGGGCGCCCGCCGCTACATCGGCCGCTGGTCGCTGATCAGCGAGTACATCGGCTCGACGATGCTCAACGGCGCAATCCAATTCGTCGACCCGGCGACGATGGGCTGCCCGGCCGATGACGACTCCGCGGTGGCGATCTGCGCCCGGCTGGGATCCAGCGAGGCCCCGGTGGACGTCGGATGGTTCATCCACCACGTCCGGTCGACCCCGAACGGCGCCGAGATGCGGTCACGATTCTGGATGGGCGGACGGCACATCGAGGTGCGCAACGTCCCGGGCGTCGCATCGCGGGCGGTGCGCCCGGTCGCCTCGCGGTTGCTCGGCAACGCCGAGACCAACGCGCGCAATCTGCTGGTGCATTGCGCCCAGGAGATGAATCACCTGGCGGGCTTCCTCCCCGAACTCTACGAAGCCTTCGGCGGCGAATAG